A stretch of the Clostridium fungisolvens genome encodes the following:
- a CDS encoding YitT family protein: MQNKVFKDYLFITIGILLVAIAVEYLYAPNNLAAGGVTGLAIVINHYIPFASTGTLVLIMNIILFIIAFIFIGGNFGAKTIYASFGLSLIMWIIERFFYPQALTHDLIIAAIFGTFLSAIGMAIVFNANASTGGTDIIAKILNKFFHVDIGKSLSSVDFIVTLLAAITFGLNAGLYALLSVILNGIAIDRVIEGFNTSKQLTIISSKNKEIGQFIMNGLGRGCTFLKGVGGYTGKETFIIYTVVSRAEFIKLREYIKSIDSKAFITVGEAHEVLGEGFKEISNT; the protein is encoded by the coding sequence ATGCAAAATAAAGTTTTTAAAGACTATCTTTTTATAACTATAGGAATCCTTTTGGTAGCTATAGCAGTAGAATATCTTTATGCACCAAATAATCTTGCTGCAGGCGGGGTAACAGGTTTAGCTATAGTAATTAATCACTATATTCCATTTGCATCTACTGGGACTCTTGTGCTGATAATGAATATAATTTTATTTATAATTGCATTTATATTTATAGGAGGTAATTTTGGTGCTAAGACAATATATGCATCCTTCGGCCTTTCCTTAATAATGTGGATTATTGAAAGGTTTTTTTATCCTCAAGCACTTACACATGACTTAATAATAGCTGCAATATTTGGAACGTTTTTGTCGGCCATTGGAATGGCTATAGTTTTTAATGCAAATGCTTCCACTGGTGGTACAGATATAATTGCTAAGATCCTTAATAAGTTTTTTCATGTGGATATAGGTAAGTCGCTGTCTTCCGTAGATTTTATTGTAACTCTTTTGGCGGCTATTACCTTTGGTTTAAATGCAGGATTATATGCACTGCTATCAGTTATTTTAAATGGTATAGCTATAGATAGAGTTATAGAAGGCTTTAATACATCTAAGCAACTAACTATAATTAGCAGTAAAAATAAAGAAATAGGGCAATTTATAATGAATGGACTAGGAAGGGGATGCACCTTCTTAAAGGGTGTTGGAGGATATACAGGTAAGGAAACATTTATAATATATACAGTGGTTTCAAGAGCTGAATTTATAAAACTTAGAGAGTATATAAAAAGTATAGATTCAAAAGCTTTTATAACTGTTGGAGAAGCTCATGAAGTATTAGGAGAAGGTTTTAAAGAGATAAGTAATACATAA
- a CDS encoding PDZ domain-containing protein — translation MDLAIYTLRSLAYAIVDPQYALILTLLAVMFYMQNRKNSFMQKMILGESFNSPLELTLSQIVLGILAGALGSVILTYLGVVFDKNSGIDILFIVSLLLMFYKPRFFCFSYSAAILGIVAIVLNYIYSSMGIVAPLNINVASLITFVGVLHIVEGILVSFDGAKGAIPVFTNKEGRILGGFALKRHWAIPIALIILIKGVVDTGTVEIANPSWWPLIQSGSFKRIMETAVISLVPFYGVVGYSSITFASDKKEKARNSGIGILVYGLIMIAVGQLGNLNIVFQIVGLILMPLAHEFMLRAQNKAEQSKEPMFISDDEGVSVLDVSPGSPAYIAGVKSGDKILAINEEEVINELHAYKLIKESYVSVDVKLKNRKGSIKNILINQVENKRFGVILVPKVVNNKDMINYDKQNFNEVLDKLKNKDK, via the coding sequence ATGGATTTAGCGATATATACACTTAGATCTTTAGCTTATGCAATTGTGGACCCCCAATATGCCTTGATATTAACATTACTTGCAGTAATGTTCTACATGCAAAATAGAAAAAATTCATTTATGCAAAAGATGATATTAGGGGAGAGTTTTAACTCTCCCCTAGAACTTACTTTATCACAGATAGTATTAGGGATACTTGCGGGAGCTTTAGGAAGTGTAATACTTACTTATTTAGGTGTTGTATTTGATAAAAACTCTGGAATTGATATTTTATTTATAGTATCACTTTTACTGATGTTTTATAAACCCAGGTTTTTTTGCTTTTCATACTCAGCTGCAATACTTGGAATTGTAGCCATTGTACTAAATTATATTTATTCTTCGATGGGTATAGTGGCACCATTAAATATTAATGTTGCATCTTTAATTACTTTTGTAGGAGTTCTACATATAGTCGAAGGGATACTGGTAAGTTTTGATGGTGCTAAAGGAGCTATTCCTGTATTCACTAATAAAGAGGGAAGAATCCTTGGAGGATTTGCGCTAAAAAGACATTGGGCCATTCCTATAGCATTAATAATTCTTATAAAGGGCGTTGTTGATACAGGTACAGTAGAAATAGCTAATCCGAGTTGGTGGCCTCTTATACAAAGTGGAAGCTTTAAGAGGATTATGGAAACAGCTGTTATATCCTTGGTTCCTTTTTATGGAGTGGTGGGTTATTCTTCGATAACTTTTGCAAGTGATAAGAAAGAAAAGGCAAGAAACTCTGGGATTGGAATTCTAGTTTATGGATTAATCATGATTGCAGTTGGACAACTTGGTAATCTTAACATTGTGTTCCAAATAGTAGGTCTTATATTAATGCCGTTAGCTCATGAATTTATGCTGAGGGCTCAGAATAAGGCAGAACAAAGTAAAGAGCCAATGTTTATAAGCGATGATGAGGGTGTTTCAGTTTTAGATGTTTCTCCAGGCTCGCCAGCTTATATAGCAGGTGTGAAAAGCGGAGATAAAATATTAGCTATTAATGAAGAAGAAGTAATCAATGAATTGCATGCATACAAGCTAATAAAGGAAAGCTACGTTAGTGTAGACGTAAAGCTGAAAAATAGAAAGGGATCTATAAAAAATATTCTTATAAATCAAGTTGAAAATAAAAGATTTGGAGTTATATTGGTCCCTAAGGTTGTCAACAATAAAGATATGATAAATTACGATAAACAAAATTTTAATGAAGTTTTGGATAAACTTAAAAATAAAGATAAATAA
- a CDS encoding transketolase family protein — MAKKVATREAYGKALAELGKVNNQVVVLDADLSKSTKTADFKAVFPERFINMGIAEGNMMGVAAGLSTCNKVPFVSTFAMFAAGRAFEQIRNSICYPNLNVKICATHAGLTVGEDGASHQAIEDLSLMRSIPNMTVINPADDIETEAAIKAIAEYVGPCYVRLGRMAVSTVNDNAQYKFEIGKGVKLAEGNSATIIATGIMVEKALEAKEILKPLGIDVAVINIHTLKPIDKEIIVNAAKSTGAIVTAEEHNIIGGLGSAVCEVLSESFPVPVIRVGVKDTFGESGKPDELLKAYGLTAEDIASAVKRVVEIKR, encoded by the coding sequence ATGGCTAAGAAAGTTGCAACAAGAGAAGCTTATGGAAAGGCTTTAGCAGAACTAGGAAAAGTAAATAATCAAGTTGTAGTTTTAGATGCAGATTTATCAAAATCTACTAAAACAGCAGACTTTAAGGCTGTTTTTCCTGAAAGATTTATAAATATGGGAATAGCAGAAGGGAATATGATGGGGGTTGCAGCTGGTCTTTCAACTTGTAACAAAGTACCATTTGTAAGTACCTTTGCTATGTTTGCTGCTGGAAGAGCATTTGAACAAATAAGAAACTCTATTTGTTATCCAAACTTAAATGTTAAGATTTGTGCTACTCATGCAGGTTTAACTGTAGGAGAAGATGGAGCTTCACACCAAGCTATAGAGGATTTATCTTTAATGAGAAGTATACCTAATATGACAGTGATTAACCCAGCTGATGATATTGAAACAGAGGCTGCTATAAAGGCTATCGCTGAGTATGTAGGTCCATGTTATGTAAGATTAGGTAGAATGGCAGTTTCTACAGTAAATGATAATGCACAATATAAGTTCGAGATAGGTAAAGGCGTAAAACTAGCAGAAGGAAATAGCGCTACTATAATTGCAACAGGAATAATGGTAGAAAAGGCACTTGAAGCTAAAGAGATATTAAAGCCACTTGGAATAGATGTTGCTGTAATAAATATTCATACTTTAAAGCCGATTGACAAAGAAATTATTGTAAATGCAGCAAAATCTACTGGAGCTATTGTAACTGCTGAGGAACATAATATAATAGGTGGGTTAGGATCAGCAGTATGTGAAGTATTAAGCGAAAGCTTCCCGGTACCAGTAATAAGAGTGGGAGTTAAAGATACTTTCGGAGAAAGTGGTAAACCAGATGAGCTTTTAAAAGCATATGGCCTTACTGCTGAAGATATTGCTAGTGCAGTTAAACGCGTTGTTGAGATAAAGCGTTAA
- a CDS encoding YitT family protein translates to MKTFKKYLYITIGVFLITISLEYFFFPNNIAAGGVSGLAIVINAITGISVGTLMIIFNIFLFIIAFIFIGGGFGAKSIYATFALSGLLWLFDTFIGPKPFTENYILVVVFGSAIQAVGIAIIFNQNASTGGTSIIAKILNKYFHIDIGKALLISDFIVTLLAIYAFGADKGMFGLMSVYLTGTLVDSVIEGFTIAKAVFIISGVSERVAQFIMNDLGRGCTYLDVRGAYTKEKTSMLFTVVNRKQFIVLKNKVRDLDPNAFITVTDSREVLGEGFRDLDEE, encoded by the coding sequence ATGAAAACTTTCAAAAAATATTTATATATAACAATTGGAGTTTTTTTGATAACGATATCATTAGAATACTTTTTTTTTCCTAATAATATAGCGGCTGGAGGAGTATCTGGGCTTGCCATTGTTATTAATGCTATCACTGGAATATCTGTTGGCACGCTTATGATAATATTTAATATATTTTTATTTATAATAGCCTTTATTTTTATAGGAGGTGGATTTGGAGCAAAAAGTATTTATGCCACTTTTGCATTATCTGGACTACTATGGCTTTTTGACACATTTATTGGGCCTAAGCCATTTACTGAAAATTATATACTTGTAGTAGTATTTGGAAGTGCAATTCAAGCTGTGGGCATTGCTATTATATTTAATCAAAATGCTTCTACGGGAGGGACATCTATAATAGCGAAAATACTAAATAAGTATTTTCATATTGATATTGGTAAGGCACTTTTAATATCAGATTTTATAGTTACTCTACTAGCTATATACGCCTTTGGAGCAGATAAGGGTATGTTTGGTCTCATGAGCGTTTATTTAACTGGAACATTAGTTGATAGTGTAATTGAAGGATTCACTATAGCTAAAGCAGTATTTATAATAAGTGGTGTTAGTGAAAGGGTTGCTCAATTTATAATGAATGACTTAGGGAGAGGATGTACATATTTAGATGTAAGAGGAGCTTATACCAAAGAAAAAACATCTATGCTTTTCACTGTAGTAAATAGAAAGCAATTTATAGTGTTAAAAAATAAAGTCAGAGATTTAGATCCTAATGCTTTTATAACTGTAACGGATTCAAGAGAAGTTTTAGGAGAAGGATTTAGGGATTTAGATGAAGAATAG
- a CDS encoding S41 family peptidase, translated as MVNDSKDKKRTYTKRVGIVAIIIIALIATNAGSFYLGNLAAFRGYTPALKDKEVAASLQGVSDVSKFKSLFEVRDILYKNYDGPIDDQKLVEGAIKGMTEALEDPYTVFMNKKDYESFSEQSKGNYMGLGIQVEAKDDKIAVSTVFDNSPAKKAGILPGDFILKVNDTTVTGKELDKAVSMMKGTEKAEVKLTISREGRGTFDIKATRDVVKIDSVKGEMIDAKTGYIQIAGFEEETSNDFNKKLKELEDKGMKGLILDLRDNPGGYLDECVNVVSNFIPKGKTIVSTIDKYKNENKSESKGGIAVGMPLVVLVNGNSASASEITSGAIRDYKVGTLIGTTTFGKGVVQVVFSDDTPYKEKYMPSLEKGTALKVTISKYYTPNGENIHKKGIKPDIEVEYPKELLSKPYDRSKDPQYKKAFEVLQEKMK; from the coding sequence ATGGTTAATGACAGTAAAGACAAAAAAAGGACCTATACTAAGAGAGTAGGTATAGTAGCTATCATAATAATAGCCCTTATAGCCACTAATGCAGGATCATTTTATCTTGGCAATTTAGCAGCATTTAGAGGTTACACACCTGCACTAAAAGATAAAGAAGTTGCAGCATCACTTCAAGGAGTAAGTGATGTATCAAAATTCAAATCTTTATTTGAGGTAAGAGATATCCTTTATAAAAACTATGATGGTCCAATAGATGACCAAAAGCTGGTTGAGGGAGCTATAAAAGGCATGACAGAAGCTCTAGAAGATCCATACACAGTTTTTATGAATAAAAAGGATTATGAGAGTTTCTCAGAGCAAAGTAAAGGGAATTACATGGGACTTGGTATACAAGTAGAAGCCAAGGATGATAAAATTGCAGTTTCCACAGTGTTTGATAATTCACCAGCAAAGAAGGCAGGTATATTACCAGGAGACTTTATATTAAAAGTTAATGATACTACTGTAACTGGTAAAGAATTAGATAAGGCTGTTTCTATGATGAAAGGGACTGAAAAAGCAGAAGTGAAATTAACCATATCTCGAGAAGGTAGAGGAACCTTTGATATTAAGGCTACAAGAGATGTAGTTAAAATAGATTCAGTTAAAGGTGAAATGATTGATGCCAAAACTGGATATATACAGATAGCTGGCTTTGAAGAAGAGACTTCTAATGATTTTAATAAAAAGCTTAAAGAACTTGAAGATAAGGGAATGAAGGGCTTGATACTTGACCTAAGGGATAATCCTGGTGGATATTTAGATGAGTGCGTAAATGTTGTATCAAATTTTATTCCAAAGGGAAAGACTATAGTATCAACAATAGATAAATATAAGAATGAAAACAAGAGCGAATCAAAAGGTGGTATTGCAGTAGGTATGCCACTAGTAGTGCTAGTAAATGGTAATTCAGCTAGTGCATCTGAAATAACTTCCGGTGCAATAAGAGATTATAAAGTTGGAACTCTTATAGGAACAACAACTTTTGGAAAAGGTGTAGTTCAAGTTGTATTCAGTGATGATACTCCATACAAGGAGAAATACATGCCATCTTTAGAAAAAGGAACAGCTTTAAAGGTTACTATTTCCAAATACTATACTCCTAATGGAGAAAACATCCATAAAAAAGGTATTAAGCCTGATATTGAGGTTGAATATCCAAAGGAATTACTTTCAAAACCTTATGACAGATCAAAAGATCCTCAATATAAAAAAGCATTTGAGGTATTACAAGAAAAGATGAAATAG
- a CDS encoding type II toxin-antitoxin system PemK/MazF family toxin has translation MTVISVKRGDIFYADLSPVVGSEQGGIRPVIIVQNDIGNKYSPTVIVAAITSQINKAKLPTHVEISSEEYGLNRDSVVLLEQVRTLDKKRLKEKIGHMTDDDMKKVNKALLISLALD, from the coding sequence ATGACGGTTATAAGTGTAAAAAGAGGCGATATATTTTATGCAGACCTAAGTCCTGTGGTAGGATCAGAGCAAGGCGGCATAAGGCCAGTTATAATAGTGCAAAATGATATAGGAAATAAATATAGTCCAACTGTAATTGTAGCAGCTATAACTTCTCAAATAAATAAAGCTAAGCTACCTACACATGTTGAGATATCATCAGAAGAATATGGACTTAATAGAGATTCTGTTGTGCTGCTAGAACAAGTACGTACTTTGGATAAAAAGAGATTAAAAGAGAAGATTGGACATATGACTGATGATGATATGAAAAAAGTTAATAAAGCTTTGCTAATAAGTTTAGCTCTAGATTAA
- the ftsE gene encoding cell division ATP-binding protein FtsE, translated as MIEFKNVNKVYNNNVKALSDVNVQIEQGEFVFLVGPSGAGKSTFIKMLLKEIEPTDGNIFMNGTDLASIKRRQVPFYRRKIGMVFQDFRLIPTLNVYENVAFAMRVVEASSREIRRRVPLVLSLVGLSHKYKMFPNELSGGEQQRVSIARAIVNNPQVLIADEPTGNLDPETAKEIMKLIDDINKAGTTIVMATHAKDIVNAMKKRVIAIERGSIARDEMKGRYIYED; from the coding sequence ATGATTGAATTTAAGAATGTAAACAAAGTTTATAATAATAACGTAAAAGCTTTATCAGATGTTAATGTTCAAATAGAACAAGGAGAATTTGTATTCCTTGTTGGACCAAGTGGAGCAGGAAAATCAACTTTTATAAAGATGTTACTAAAAGAAATTGAGCCTACTGATGGAAATATCTTTATGAATGGAACAGATCTTGCATCTATCAAAAGAAGACAAGTTCCTTTCTATAGAAGGAAAATCGGAATGGTATTTCAAGACTTCAGATTAATTCCTACTTTAAATGTATACGAAAATGTAGCTTTTGCAATGAGAGTTGTAGAGGCATCATCAAGAGAAATAAGAAGAAGAGTACCACTTGTACTTTCTTTAGTTGGATTATCACATAAGTATAAGATGTTTCCTAATGAACTTTCAGGTGGAGAACAGCAAAGAGTTTCTATAGCAAGAGCTATAGTAAATAATCCTCAAGTACTTATAGCCGATGAACCTACGGGTAACTTAGATCCTGAAACTGCAAAAGAAATAATGAAGCTTATAGATGATATAAATAAGGCTGGTACTACTATAGTTATGGCTACTCATGCTAAGGATATAGTAAATGCAATGAAGAAAAGAGTTATTGCCATTGAAAGAGGTAGTATAGCAAGAGATGAAATGAAAGGTAGGTATATCTATGAAGATTAG
- a CDS encoding transketolase, translating to MSNKVEELRQIAKTIRKDIITMLTESASGHPGGSLSAADILTTLYFKEMNVDPENPRKEDRDRFVLSKGHAAPVLYSVLARKGFFPVEELKGLRKLGSMLQGHPNMNDVPGVDMSTGSLGQGISAAVGMALAGKLDNKEYRVYALLGDGELEEGQVWEASMSAAHYKLDNLTAFVDYNGLQIDGDIEKVMNPAPIDEKFLAFGWNVINIDGHDIDAIISAIDSARNTKGKPTVIVCKTVKGKGVSFMENEAGWHGTAPSKEQCEQALSEIGGEN from the coding sequence ATGAGTAATAAAGTTGAAGAATTAAGACAAATTGCTAAGACTATAAGAAAAGATATTATAACTATGCTGACAGAATCAGCATCAGGGCATCCTGGTGGATCACTTTCTGCTGCAGACATACTAACAACTCTTTATTTTAAAGAGATGAATGTAGACCCTGAAAATCCTAGAAAAGAAGATAGAGATAGGTTTGTATTATCAAAAGGGCATGCAGCTCCAGTACTATACAGTGTACTTGCGAGAAAAGGGTTCTTTCCTGTAGAAGAGTTAAAAGGTTTAAGAAAGCTAGGATCAATGCTTCAAGGACATCCAAATATGAATGATGTTCCAGGTGTTGATATGTCTACTGGTTCTTTGGGACAAGGTATATCGGCAGCTGTTGGAATGGCTCTTGCAGGCAAATTAGATAATAAGGAATACAGAGTATACGCTTTATTAGGAGATGGGGAGCTTGAAGAGGGTCAAGTTTGGGAGGCTTCTATGTCTGCTGCTCATTATAAACTTGATAATCTAACAGCTTTTGTTGATTATAATGGACTTCAAATAGATGGAGATATTGAAAAAGTAATGAATCCAGCTCCAATAGATGAAAAGTTTTTAGCTTTTGGATGGAATGTTATTAATATAGATGGACATGATATAGATGCAATAATAAGTGCTATAGATTCAGCTAGAAACACTAAAGGAAAGCCTACAGTAATTGTATGCAAGACTGTAAAAGGAAAAGGCGTTTCATTTATGGAGAATGAAGCTGGATGGCATGGAACTGCACCAAGCAAGGAACAATGCGAACAAGCTTTAAGTGAGATCGGAGGGGAAAACTAA
- the ftsX gene encoding permease-like cell division protein FtsX: protein MKISTIKYFISDAFRSLRRNRTISIASMATVLATLFVFGVFMLTALNINNAVNSVESKVQIKVFLVKDINLSDQRDIEVKLRATEGVKDVTYESKEEALDNFKKQLKDNADLLTGYDDDKSNPLPSSYIVELDKPEYAQTVINQVKSMTGVESIGNDQDLINKIAAFSKTVRWVGIVIFVVLIGVSLFLIMNTIKLTVYSRRREVGIMKFVGATDWFIRWPFILEGVVIGIVGAVLSNVLLFFAYKEIYAKITTQLITVNLINPAYVFSMMSWQFVLSGALIGTLASIIALRKFLVV from the coding sequence ATGAAGATTAGTACGATAAAATATTTTATATCTGACGCATTTAGGAGTTTAAGAAGAAATAGGACTATAAGTATAGCATCTATGGCTACAGTTTTAGCAACATTATTTGTTTTTGGAGTTTTTATGCTTACAGCTTTAAATATAAATAATGCAGTAAATAGTGTAGAATCAAAAGTTCAAATAAAGGTTTTTTTAGTAAAGGATATAAATTTAAGTGATCAAAGAGATATAGAAGTAAAACTAAGAGCGACTGAAGGGGTAAAAGATGTTACATATGAATCAAAAGAAGAGGCATTAGACAACTTTAAGAAGCAGCTTAAAGATAATGCAGATCTACTTACTGGTTATGATGATGATAAATCTAATCCTTTACCAAGTTCTTATATAGTTGAATTAGATAAACCTGAGTACGCTCAGACTGTAATTAACCAGGTTAAGAGTATGACAGGTGTAGAAAGTATCGGAAATGATCAAGACTTAATAAATAAGATAGCAGCATTCTCCAAAACTGTAAGATGGGTAGGTATTGTTATATTTGTGGTTCTAATAGGTGTATCTTTATTCTTAATAATGAACACAATAAAGCTTACTGTTTATTCAAGAAGAAGAGAAGTTGGGATAATGAAGTTTGTTGGTGCAACAGACTGGTTCATTAGATGGCCGTTCATATTGGAAGGTGTAGTGATAGGTATTGTTGGTGCTGTATTATCTAACGTACTATTGTTCTTTGCCTATAAAGAAATATATGCTAAAATTACAACTCAACTTATTACAGTAAACTTAATTAATCCTGCATATGTTTTTTCAATGATGTCCTGGCAGTTTGTTCTTTCTGGAGCCTTAATTGGAACTCTTGCAAGTATTATTGCACTAAGGAAGTTCTTGGTAGTATAA
- a CDS encoding YitT family protein: MKQKLKEFLVITIGFILVSIAVQYFYVPNNISGGGITGIAMVINYYVPTLPMGILMIIMNIVLFIIAFFVVGGGFGGKTLYAAFGLSVSMWIIEKFFKPHALTTDPMLAVIIGTGLLGIGLGVVFSQNASTGGTDILAKILNKFFHWDMGRCMQAVDAIVVVLCAITFGLNKGLYAIVCVMLNGIIIDKVIEGFNSVKSVAVFTNKSEIIKKYIIDEINRGCTVFTGKGGYTDANKEVIYCVMDRTQLIKLRSYIKFIDKDAFVIVSEAHEVLGQGFKDIHNG, from the coding sequence TTGAAACAAAAGTTAAAAGAATTTTTAGTTATTACGATTGGATTTATACTAGTTTCTATAGCTGTGCAATATTTTTATGTTCCTAATAATATATCCGGTGGAGGAATAACAGGTATTGCTATGGTTATAAATTATTATGTTCCGACCTTACCTATGGGAATATTAATGATAATTATGAATATAGTTTTATTTATAATTGCTTTTTTTGTAGTAGGTGGAGGTTTTGGTGGGAAAACTTTATATGCTGCTTTTGGTCTTTCAGTTTCAATGTGGATTATTGAAAAGTTTTTTAAACCTCATGCATTAACTACAGATCCTATGCTTGCGGTAATAATAGGGACAGGCTTGCTTGGAATTGGACTTGGAGTGGTGTTTTCCCAAAATGCATCTACAGGGGGAACAGATATATTAGCTAAAATATTAAATAAGTTTTTTCATTGGGATATGGGAAGATGTATGCAGGCGGTTGATGCAATTGTAGTTGTTTTATGTGCTATAACTTTTGGACTTAATAAAGGCTTGTATGCTATTGTCTGTGTAATGTTAAATGGAATAATAATAGATAAAGTAATTGAAGGGTTTAATTCAGTAAAGTCGGTTGCTGTTTTTACAAATAAAAGTGAAATTATAAAGAAGTATATAATAGATGAAATTAATAGAGGCTGCACAGTGTTCACTGGAAAAGGTGGATATACTGATGCTAATAAAGAGGTTATATACTGTGTAATGGATAGAACACAATTGATAAAATTAAGATCATACATAAAGTTTATTGATAAAGATGCATTTGTAATCGTAAGTGAAGCTCATGAAGTTTTAGGACAAGGGTTTAAAGATATACATAATGGATAA